CACCCACGAGGGCGGAACGATCGACTTCCGGTCGGGCGCCTACAGCGGCGACACCCAGGGCCAGGTCCAGCTCGGCGACGTCACCAACGGTCCCGCCCTCTCGGTTCCCGAGGGCGTTCCGACCTCCGCGGAAGAGGCCGCGTCCGGAGGGAGATCAAGACGTTCACCGGACCCCGCGACCGACGAGGAGACCGAGCTGCCGACCGAGATCCGCTTCGAGGGCGAGGACTCGACCGCGACCCGCTACGAGTTCGCCGTCGACGGCGAGGTCGCCCCCGCGGGCGAGGACCCGATCGACGACGGGACGGTCCACGGAATCGTCGGCAACTGGACGGACGTGTTCCGGTTCGACGGCGACCTCGAGCTCGTCACCGCCGACGGGCCGGCCGCAGTGGTCCTCGACGGGGAGGCGGTTGATCCCGACGAGTACGGGCCGGCGCTCCCCCACGTCCTCGAGGTCGAGGGGACCGGCGAGCCCGCGAGCTACGAGATTACGGTCGACGGCACGATCGAGGCCGCCGACGAGGCCGACGCGCCCTCCACGTCGGGCTCGACCGTGCAGGATTCGGTGACCGACGACAGCCAGCGGTTCCGGTACTCGGGGGTGCTCACCGACGTCACGTTCACCGAGGGCGAAGCGCGCGTCCTCGTCGACGGCGGGGAGGTCGACCCCGACGAGTACGGCGACCAGGAGCTGCTCTCCCACGCACTGGTGATCGACGGTACGGAGGCCGACGGGCCGAGCACGTACTCGTTTACGATCGACGGCGAGGTCGTCAAATCGGAGTACCGCGACGCCTCGATCGACGACGGAGACGTCATCGAGGGCGCGACGGTTCGGGGCAGCGTCGCCGACTGGATCGACGCCTACTGGTTCGAGGGCGAGATCACGGCGTTCCAGCTCGACGGCGACGCCGACGTCGACGTCCAGTACAACGCCCGCAATCAGTGAGTGCGGCCGGCCCGTCCTCGCCGGTGCAATGAGCCTGTGACGGACACAGCGGCGCCGTCGCTCACGACTCGGTCGGCTGACGAATGGCCCCCACGCCAGGAACAGCAGCTGGCACGCGAACTGTTCCGGTACTGGATCGACGTCGGGAGCCAAATATGAGTACGAGATCCGTGAACAAAAGTCCTTCTCGAGCGTCGATCGCGGCTCGCAGTCTTCCGACTCCGCTCGCGACGTTCGACGAGTCGAGAGAGGGATCGCGATCGGCTCACTCGATTCGTGAGAGCTTCCCGTTGACGGACTGTTCCTCCTGACGGTTCGTGACGACGTGGGCGACCGTCAGCAGGGAGAACGCGCCGACGACGGCGCCGGCGAGTGCCAGTGTCGGCACGGCCGCGAGCGGCGGCACGCCGACCGTCGCCGCGGCGACGACAGCGATCCCGGCGACGCTCAACGCGGCGTACCACCGGTCCCACCGATCCTGCTGGTGGGTGTCGGTGTCGAGATACATCATGAGCAGATCGGCGTTGTCGGCCAACGTGATGAGCCCACGGTCCTGATCGTATTCGACGATCCCGGCGTCGTCCATCTTCGGCAGGTGAGTCTGGTAGAGTGCGACGTACACCCGCTTTCGCTGGTCGGAGCTCAGGGCGTTGACGTCGGTGTCGTTTTCCCAGGCGGCGATCTGCTCGGCGAGCTCGCCGAGTGTGACGGTCTCGTCGGCCTCGAGGAGGTAGGTTAGTACCTCCCGTCGTCGACGGTTTTTCAGCAGCTCGAAGATGATGTCTTTCGAGAGTCGGCCATCCTCGTCGGTCTCTGCGACCGACGCGATTTCGTCAGGCAGTGAGCTGTCGATCGAGGACATTACGGGACGCCTCCACCACCTTTCCGTTCGGCTCCTGTCGGTTTCGCGCGAAACCGGTAGTCGTCCGGTCGGTCGGCCTGTCGCGCCGACAGCGACCGCTGTCGATTCGGGGGGGACGTTGCGATCACGATTGACACACCAGGTTGTACGCCAACACTGATTCTCTTAAGCACAACTACGTTTCGCACCGTCTGCAAAGTCCGGACGGAGCGGCGACCGATCGGTCGCCGCGGCGCTTTCGAGAACCGACAGCAGGCGGCCCGATCCGCTTGCCCGAGCACGCGTGGTATCGATCGATTGGCGACCTGTAGTGACCACGTACACCGAGCGAAGGGATGTCGACGGTGAAGACGAGTAGGTCGGTAACGCGACACTGGATCCAACCCTTCGACTGCAAGTCTATAAAGTCGACCGACGGTTCGAACGCGCAAACGGGGGTTACAGAATGAACGTGGGATTTACCATCTGTCCCCGGCGAAACGATAGAATCGGCACGGTTTCGGCGAACGCGCCCTCCGGCCCGCCACCGTTGCGACAACCAGTATCGTCAGTTGACGTCCCTCGAGGGCCGCCGTTGTCGTCGTCGCGAATCCACAGTCGGGCGAGTCGGTCGGCGAGCCGCCGGTGGATTCGCGGGGGGTGGGACCGAGCCGAATCAGTAAGTCGCGGTTTCTCGCGAAACCATGTGAACCCCTTACAGTGTCGGGACGGCTTCTCTCGGTACTGATGACGCGGTCCATCATCGATCACGCCAGAGCTGAATCGGAGTCGCGCGGTCGAGAGGCAGGCCTGTGTCCCGACTGCGAAACCGAGACGATCGTCCACGATCCGGACCGCGGCGAGCGGGTCTGTGAGGAGTGTGGACTCGTGTTGACCGAGGACCCGATCGACTACGGGCCGGAGTGGCGGGCGTTCAACGCACAGGAACACGACGAGCTCTCGCGGGTCGGCGCGCCGCTGACCCAGTCGATGCACGACCGCGGACTGACGACGACGATCGACTGGCGCAACCGCGACGCCAACGGCCACTCGATGTCGGCCGACAAGCACGGTCAGCTCCACCGGCTCCGGGTCTGGCAGGAGCGCATCCGGACGAAAAACGCCGGCGAACGAAACCTCAAGTACGCACTCTCGGAGATCGATCGGATGGTCAGCGCCCTCGGGGTTCCGAAACCCGTCAAGGAGACCGCCAGCGTCATCTACCGCCAGGCGCTCGACCAGGACCTCATTCGGGGGCGCTCGATCGAGGGCGTCGCGACCAGTGCTCTCTACACCGCCTGTCGAAAGGAGGGCATTCCGCGCAGCCTCGAGGAGGTGACGGCCGTCTCCCGGGTCGACCAGCGCGAGATCGGGCGCACCTACCGCTACGTCGCCGACGAACTCGACATCAACCTCGAGCCGACCAACCCCCGCCAGTTCGTTCCGCGGTTCTGCTCGGAGCTCGACGTCGACAAGGACGTCGAGTCGAAGGCGATCGAGATCATCGATGAGACGACGAATCAGGGGCTTCACTCCGGCAAGTCGCCCACGGGGTTCGCGGCCGCGGCCATCTACGCCGCAGGGTTGCTCTGCGAGGAGACGATCCCCCAGCGGGCGGTCGCCGACACGGCACAGACGACCGTCGTCACCGTCAGAAACCGGTACCGCGAGCAGCTCGAGGCTATCGACCAGCAGCCGGCTACATGATCGACCGCTCGTTCTCGCTGTAGACGTCGTCGTCCAGCAACGCGTGGAGGTTCTCGTAGGGGACGAACGCGACAAACTCGTCGTCGGCGTTGTACAGCTCGAGGCCGTCGTCGGTTCGGTCGTACCGTTCGCAGACGACCTGTCCCTCGGGCAGAATCGCGCGGAACATGCGGCGTGTATTACGGTGTCAATCCGCATATAGTGTGGGGACCGGTTCGGGGCCGCGTCGAACGCAACCGGTTTATCCGCACTCCTGCTAGGCCCGCCAGTGACCGACGACTCCTCGAGCGACGCCGACGATCGCACCGAGCGCGAGGTGACCGACGAAACGGACGACGCCCCGAGCAGCGCAGCCGACGAAGCGTCGACCGATTCGGAGCCGACGCCTCTCGAGGACGACGAGCCGACGATCGCGGAGTTCCACGACGCCTCCCAGCGGGAGGGGACCCCGGTACTCACCGCGGCCGCGGTCGCCCGTGCCCTCGAAATTCCCCACGAAGACGCGAGCGAACGGCTGGAACTCCTCGCCGACCGGGGCGAACTCGAGCGCCTCTCGGTGTCGACGGATCCCGTCGTCTGGTACCCGAGCGAGTTCGAGGACCTCACGGACCGCGAGCGGGTCGTCGTCTTCCCGAAGCGCCGCGAGATCGTCGTCGATCGGCCCGATCAGTTCACGCGGGCGCAGCTCTCGCAGTTCGCCCACCTCGCCGACGCCAACGGCGAGCAGGGATACCGCTACGTCGTCCGACCCGAGGACGTCTGGGGAACGCCCCACGACTCCTTCGAGGAGCTGGCCCGAACGATGCGCCAGGCGCTCGGCCAGCGCAACGAGGATCTCGAGGACTGGGTCGAGAGCCAGTGGGATCGGGCCCACCAGTTCCGGCTGACGACTCACGAGGACGGCTACACCGTCCTCGAGGCCCAGACCCCGGAGATCATGGGCAACGTCGCCCGCCAGAAGTTAGACGAGGAACACGTCCACGCGCCGATCTCCGAGACCGAGGACTGGGTCCGCGAGGGATCCGAGGCCGCGATCAAACGCATTCTGTACGAGGCGGGCTACCCGGTCCAGGACCACCGCGAGCTCGAGTCCGGCGAGGAACTCGAGATCGACCTCGAGGTCTCGCTGCGGGAGTACCAACACGAGTGGGTCGATCGGTTCGCCGAGGCCGGCGAGGGCGTGTTCGTCGGCCCGCCGGGCAGCGGGAAGACCGTCGCCGCGATGGGGGCGATGGCCCACGTCGGCGGCGAGACCCTCGTCCTCGTCCCGAGTCGCGATCTGGCCCGCCAGTGGGCCGAGACGATCGCCGAGTACACCTCGCTTTCCCCCCACCAGATCGGCCAGTACCACGGCGGCCAGAAGAACGTGCGGCCGGTGACGATCGCGACCTACCAGATCGCGGGGATGGATCGCCACCGCTCGCTGTTCGACGACCGCGAGTGGGGACTCGTCGTGTTCGACGAGTGCCAGCACGTTCCCTCGGACGTCTATCGTCGCAGCACGCACCTCCAGTCTCGACACCGCCTGGGCCTGTCAGCGAGCCCGATCCGCGAGGACGACCGCCAGACAGAGATCTTCACGCTGGTCGGCCCGCCGATCGGCACCGACTGGGAGGCGCTGTTCGACGCCGGCTTCGTCGCCGAGCCCGAACTCGAGATCCGCTACGTCCCGTGGGGCGACGAGGAGCAGCAGAACGCCTACGGCTCCGCCGAGGGCCGCGAAAAGTACCGCATCGCGGCTCAGAATCGCGGAAAGATCGACGAGATCCGATACCTGCTGTCGGCCCATCCGGGCGCGAAGTCGCTGGTCTTCGTCGACTACTTGGAGCAGGGTCGAGAGCTCGCCGCGGCGCTCGACGTCCCCTTCCTCAGCGGGGAGACGCCCCACCACGAGCGGCGCCGGCTGCTCGAGGAGTTCCGCCGGGACGAACGCGACCTGCTGGTGATCTCCCGGGTCGGCGACGAGGGGATCGACCTCCCGACCGCGGACATGGCGATCGTCGCCTCCGGGCTCGGGGGCTCGCGCCGACAGGGAACCCAGCGGGCCGGCCGCACGATGCGACCCGCGGGCGGGGCGCTCGTCTACGTGCTCGCTACCCGCGGCACCCGAGAGGAGGAGTTCGCTCGCCGACAGCTCCAGCACCTGGGTCGGAAGGGGATCACGGTCCGCGAGCAGAAC
This genomic window from Natronococcus occultus SP4 contains:
- a CDS encoding DEAD/DEAH box helicase, which gives rise to MTDDSSSDADDRTEREVTDETDDAPSSAADEASTDSEPTPLEDDEPTIAEFHDASQREGTPVLTAAAVARALEIPHEDASERLELLADRGELERLSVSTDPVVWYPSEFEDLTDRERVVVFPKRREIVVDRPDQFTRAQLSQFAHLADANGEQGYRYVVRPEDVWGTPHDSFEELARTMRQALGQRNEDLEDWVESQWDRAHQFRLTTHEDGYTVLEAQTPEIMGNVARQKLDEEHVHAPISETEDWVREGSEAAIKRILYEAGYPVQDHRELESGEELEIDLEVSLREYQHEWVDRFAEAGEGVFVGPPGSGKTVAAMGAMAHVGGETLVLVPSRDLARQWAETIAEYTSLSPHQIGQYHGGQKNVRPVTIATYQIAGMDRHRSLFDDREWGLVVFDECQHVPSDVYRRSTHLQSRHRLGLSASPIREDDRQTEIFTLVGPPIGTDWEALFDAGFVAEPELEIRYVPWGDEEQQNAYGSAEGREKYRIAAQNRGKIDEIRYLLSAHPGAKSLVFVDYLEQGRELAAALDVPFLSGETPHHERRRLLEEFRRDERDLLVISRVGDEGIDLPTADMAIVASGLGGSRRQGTQRAGRTMRPAGGALVYVLATRGTREEEFARRQLQHLGRKGITVREQNVDAAGTDEE
- a CDS encoding transcription initiation factor IIB; the encoded protein is MTRSIIDHARAESESRGREAGLCPDCETETIVHDPDRGERVCEECGLVLTEDPIDYGPEWRAFNAQEHDELSRVGAPLTQSMHDRGLTTTIDWRNRDANGHSMSADKHGQLHRLRVWQERIRTKNAGERNLKYALSEIDRMVSALGVPKPVKETASVIYRQALDQDLIRGRSIEGVATSALYTACRKEGIPRSLEEVTAVSRVDQREIGRTYRYVADELDINLEPTNPRQFVPRFCSELDVDKDVESKAIEIIDETTNQGLHSGKSPTGFAAAAIYAAGLLCEETIPQRAVADTAQTTVVTVRNRYREQLEAIDQQPAT
- a CDS encoding DUF7344 domain-containing protein, whose product is MSSIDSSLPDEIASVAETDEDGRLSKDIIFELLKNRRRREVLTYLLEADETVTLGELAEQIAAWENDTDVNALSSDQRKRVYVALYQTHLPKMDDAGIVEYDQDRGLITLADNADLLMMYLDTDTHQQDRWDRWYAALSVAGIAVVAAATVGVPPLAAVPTLALAGAVVGAFSLLTVAHVVTNRQEEQSVNGKLSRIE